In Planococcus citri chromosome 4, ihPlaCitr1.1, whole genome shotgun sequence, the genomic window AGAAATACGAATGattagtttatttttattcgtaggatagtcaaaattttgaagccgcTGTTGGAGAAATTCAAGCATTATCGAAAGAAGACGCTGTAACGAGACTGAACCAGTTGATAGTTAAATACTCTAAATTAACGCCTCCTttagtagaaaaaatgaaattagtatTAACCGATAAAGATTGGGATCAAGCTATCGATATAGCAGTTAGAATTTTATCCATTGATACCAACAATATTCCAGCTCTgcaggtacatattttaaatgtaaatttaaaGGTATCAgcttgttttaaatttttttctaaaatcgtcATCGTTTTCAGATGAATATTCTGAACGAGGTGTGTCATAAAGGTAACTACGAAATTAGTCGAGATGTGGAAAATCTCTACCATCAGATCAACATCCAAGAACCTAGTAATTGGATTTTATATTACGAATTTGGAATGACTTTATCTCGTACTTGCGGCGCTCATTACGACGTAGTTAAGGAATGCGTTAAATTTCTTCAACACGCTTTACGTCTTGTACCAGAAAATATACAAGTTAATTTAGAATTGGCATACGAGTATCAAGTATGCGGAAATTATCAAGCTGCTGCAGCCATTTACAAAAACGTTGCTAAAATTGATGATTCGGCCACCGAAGCTTTGATTGGGTTGACCAAATGTCGAATGAAGATTGATTCGAAAGATGCGGTTAGTCTATAATTCTGatgtgtaattattttttcggaGATTATTTGGTTCAAGATCGTGTTTTTTTGTACAGGTGAAGGAACAAGTGGAATTTTTATTGGATGTTTATAACGTCGAACCGATCGCCGATTTGTTATTATTGAAAGCCGAATTTGAAAACGATTCGACAAGTCGGAATAAATTTATAATGAATGCGATAGAGTTGAAATTTAAAGCTATTACCGGAATTACCTTTGGATACAGATTTTTACAATCGTTAGATACCTATTTCATCTTAGAAGCGTTGAAACTGTTACCTTATTCGGTTAGTAAACCTAAAAGTTTTTGATGTAAACGAATACCTTGTTTGTTTTCAATTACctaattggatgatttttaataggtgaaatgtaataaatttaaaatcgaCGCATTTCGTAAATTGGTCGATTATCTTCCTGGATTAACCGAGGCTTGGATTTTATTAGCGAATGTTTATCTAGAATCCCAAGATGATCGAAACGCAGAAGAGATATTACGTCGTGTTATTCAAGAACTTAATGATCACGACGCTCGTGCCGGTCTTATGTTGGCAAAAGTGCTGATTCAgcaggtatatattttttgccCCATTGTATTATATTCCTACGTATACGGTTAAAGGATCATTTTTCACGATACgaatttaatttagaaaaaaataaacgaagcGGAATCTACGTTGGACAATTGTCTAAGTCGGAATTTAAATATCCGTTCGAAACCgttgttccattttttacaAGGCAGGATTCACAAATTACGTAATCATTTCGAAGAATGTATCGAATCGTTGGAAGAGGCTTTAAAATGCGTATCAGGTATGATTTTATCTCATTcgtaagaagttgaaaaatcaaaacctcctgagtattaatttttgattgattttacaGAAAAAGAAGGTTTGCAAATGCTCGACTTGGCAGCTTTATACCTAGATTTAAGCTCGAGTTATCAAATCATCAGACAATTTGATAAAGCTACTGATTCGATTCAAAAAGCAACGCAACTTTTACAAGGCACCGCTCAAGAGGATCAAATTGTAATGGCTAGAGTTGATTTGGAATTATGGAAGAATGATGTGAATAAAGCGTTATCTTTGCTTTCGGCTATTCCTTCCGAAAGTCCTATTTATTTAGAGGTGAGAATATTataatgaattattaaaaataatatttagaacAATTAATTTATCTACGTGTTTCAGGCTCGAAATAAAATCGCCGATATCCATTTGAAACATAATAAAGATGCAAGAAAATTTATAGAATGTTTCAAAGAACTGGCCGAACGATATCCTACTCAagaaaacttgatcaaattagCCGATGCTTATTTCTCGATCAGGGTAAGTTTTTCAATGATCTTTGAAATACTTATGTAAGAattgtttcattaattttttattttttcatgtatatCTTGGTTCAGAAAATTAACGACGCTGTAGATATTTACGAGAAAGCTATCAAAAGAAAACCATCGCCTCAGTTATCTAAAAAATTAGCCGAACTTTATTCCAAATGTCACCAATACGATAAAGCTATGAGATGCTACAGAGAAGCAGGTATGAAATCAATTGttcaaacgttgaaaaacatttccttatttttatttatcgaATTGTTTTTACAGGAGCCGAAGGTGGTCTCGATTTAGCTCAATTGTTATTCTCGCTGGAACAATGGGAAATGGCTGAAATCACTCTGAATCACGTGCCACTTCAAGAGAAAGCCATTTTACTAGCGAAGGTATCTCCGAGCCGAATCAAAATCTTTGTAAAACTCATCGATGTCTAATTCTTAATTCATTATCTATTTATTTCAGGTAAAAGAAAAGCTAGGAGATATTCCAGCAGCCATATCTATTTTAAACgaagcttataaaaaaattcataccgcTAATGCGACTTTGGCGATGCAAATTTGTTGTCAAATGGCCGAGTACGAAGCCAGCCTACATAATTTTGAGTCCGCAATTAGGCATTATAAATTGGCTTCGTCTCATTGCAACGATAATTCGAGTGCAGAAAATATGACGATACAGATCGCCCTATCGAAGTTATACTTACAAGTAAATCATTTCAACGTTTCTTACTCTTAAGCGTTGGAGAATTTGTGAATATTAATTCTCGATGATTTTAATAGGTTAACGATTGGGGCTCGTGCCAAAATATCTGTTCATCGTTACTATCAAAAGATGAAAACAACGAACTAGCTTTACTAATGTCAGCCGATTTATCATTCcgaaaatgcgattttttcacCGCCAGTAACCTGTTCCATAAATTACTAACCCAGAAACCGAATTACTGGTTAGCGTTGGCTCGAATGATCGAAGTGAAGAGAAGAATGGCTAGTTTGAAAGAAGTACTAACGTATTTAGAAAAGGCCGCCGAATTAGACCGTAGTGATCCCGGATTGACCTATTGTACAGGTAAATTCATCCTCGTCCTTCATTATTGCGACGTATTTCTCTACTACGGTGAGAAATGAAGGTTGATTTTAACGAAAAACACGTATACTGATAGCCGTTGTCACATTTCAGGACTTTATAACTGGTACAATGGCGATTTATCggaagctttgaaatttttcacttgcGTAAAACACGACCCAGAATGGGGTCAGCAAGCTTTACACAACATGGTTGAAATCTATTTGGCGTCTAACGATTACGAAACAGCTGAAACGTTATTACAAGTAAAGAGAAAGAATCATTTGCGAAAATTGATCGCTCCTCCGTCGTACTTTTAATATAACGAAAAGCCATTTATTTTCGCAGGAAATCCATCCAAATTCGCCGGAAGAAGAAACGAATCGCTCTTTATTAgtaaatttcgtatttttagcATCGCGTGATAAACCTTTAATCGACAAAGCAATGAATGATTTGACATTACTGGCATCTCGTGACGTGCTTAGGTAAACATTCTACCTCCATCGACCTTTACTTTGCCTTCGTTGCAACGTaatatgattcttttttttttcaccgtagAGTTGGAGCCTCTCTAGGTCTCGCTATGGGATATATGTTACAAAAACAACCTCAGAGAGCCagaaatgtgttgaaaattatcGCCAAAACTGCCTGGCAGTTTGAAGAAGCGGAGTATTTGGAGAGATGTTGGTTAATGTTGGGCGACCATTACGTACAATCGGGTAAATTCGAGTTAGCGTACGAATtggtgaagaaaattttgacttaTAATCAAGGATGCTCGAAAGCTCACGAGTTACTCGGCGTAATCGCTGAAAAAGATCAGAAATATGGTAAGAATTGCTCCGAAATATCAACTGTTTTACTCATTCGTGAGGAAGtttgcaaaaatgtcaattttcatgctttgaattgaaaatgggtttaattctgtttgaaaaaacaacGTGCAAAATTCAATGTTGATTAAAGAAAATCGAACAATCTCATTTTCCCTTCTGCCTGCTTTGATTCAACTTTaggtgttaatagaattgcagattcggttcgccgtaaataattatttacggcgaaccgagtatgcaattctttCGACACCTATTTGCAAtgcattttcttgtaaatttgCCGAACTATGAAGACTCATATCTCAACACTGGCTGAACTTGCTGCAAAATTGTTTAGAGTGGagaggttaaaaaaatagaaaaaagatCAACTTCGATaatgaactttaaaattttcaaatccgaaCTTTCAAGGTTAAAAGCTAAACTATTTGCACACATCGTTCGCCACTCGACtaaaaaattgcctgaaattaagtacctacctaactccAAAGAACTCGAAACGAAACACTACCTATTTAGAAAACttaaaactataaattttcaaactatgtGGTGTTGacggaaatgtttttttttttttgttatttttattatcagGTGACGCTGCATCTCATTACGTAAAAGCTTGGAAACTCTCTAGTCAAAGCGATCCAGTATTAGGATATCGATTGGGAACATATTTCATAAAAGTTAAAAAATACGCCGAAGCTATAGCCACGTGCCAAACTGTATTCAAGACGACACCAAACCACAGCAAATTAAGAAAAGAGATTTACGAAAAGGCTGTATCATTATTACGTACTTGAagatgtacctatttttgcTAAGTTTTTGTAAGATTGTGATTTCATCTGTGATACCTACTCGTGGATGTAAGTACTTAATCTTAGTTTTAAAACGAATGGGCGAATGAAATTCTAGCCAATGAATGGAAATAATTGGAGAAAGTATTTGCGAAAGGGCGGTGGATTTTTTGTGGGTCCCTTGAATAACTGAAAAGAGCTTCGTAGATTcgagaagagagaaaaaaacaacatactCACATTTTGTCCCTGCCAAAGTAAAGATGGTGGCGTAGGAAGAATTTTTCCAAGAGATGGGCAAAGCAGGATGTTCGGGAATGAGGAAGTCGATAATTGagataattttccaaaacccCTTCGTATTTGCGgttatttaatgaaaataagATGAAATTACCGTTTGAgggtaaaaatgtttaaaaattgaaagcgaaaaaatgtttaaaaatgtattcatacttaaaaggaaaaaaacttgTGTTTGAATGTTTGAATGGAATTTTCATAGGTTTGAGGAAGGTAGTAGTTATTTTCGCACACTCCTCAGCTTCGTCACTG contains:
- the LOC135844420 gene encoding tetratricopeptide repeat protein 21B-like, translated to MDFALAQYYCREKYYHTMQIIAESALKDIPDDNALKLQYCVALILQNKTGEALRQLEELVSKSDTGLAAVLASIYAQNLCEVPDGEALIMLENRLKNERKRASESALYYAANFLLQINDYAKAREYEDILFRMNRNAPRGFLIKGWLELNDGKFTKAADCFRNILAQDSQNFEAAVGEIQALSKEDAVTRLNQLIVKYSKLTPPLVEKMKLVLTDKDWDQAIDIAVRILSIDTNNIPALQMNILNEVCHKGNYEISRDVENLYHQINIQEPSNWILYYEFGMTLSRTCGAHYDVVKECVKFLQHALRLVPENIQVNLELAYEYQVCGNYQAAAAIYKNVAKIDDSATEALIGLTKCRMKIDSKDAVKEQVEFLLDVYNVEPIADLLLLKAEFENDSTSRNKFIMNAIELKFKAITGITFGYRFLQSLDTYFILEALKLLPYSVKCNKFKIDAFRKLVDYLPGLTEAWILLANVYLESQDDRNAEEILRRVIQELNDHDARAGLMLAKVLIQQKKINEAESTLDNCLSRNLNIRSKPLFHFLQGRIHKLRNHFEECIESLEEALKCVSEKEGLQMLDLAALYLDLSSSYQIIRQFDKATDSIQKATQLLQGTAQEDQIVMARVDLELWKNDVNKALSLLSAIPSESPIYLEARNKIADIHLKHNKDARKFIECFKELAERYPTQENLIKLADAYFSIRKINDAVDIYEKAIKRKPSPQLSKKLAELYSKCHQYDKAMRCYREAGAEGGLDLAQLLFSLEQWEMAEITLNHVPLQEKAILLAKVKEKLGDIPAAISILNEAYKKIHTANATLAMQICCQMAEYEASLHNFESAIRHYKLASSHCNDNSSAENMTIQIALSKLYLQVNDWGSCQNICSSLLSKDENNELALLMSADLSFRKCDFFTASNLFHKLLTQKPNYWLALARMIEVKRRMASLKEVLTYLEKAAELDRSDPGLTYCTGLYNWYNGDLSEALKFFTCVKHDPEWGQQALHNMVEIYLASNDYETAETLLQEIHPNSPEEETNRSLLVNFVFLASRDKPLIDKAMNDLTLLASRDVLRVGASLGLAMGYMLQKQPQRARNVLKIIAKTAWQFEEAEYLERCWLMLGDHYVQSGKFELAYELVKKILTYNQGCSKAHELLGVIAEKDQKYGDAASHYVKAWKLSSQSDPVLGYRLGTYFIKVKKYAEAIATCQTVFKTTPNHSKLRKEIYEKAVSLLRT